The following proteins come from a genomic window of Lolium rigidum isolate FL_2022 chromosome 5, APGP_CSIRO_Lrig_0.1, whole genome shotgun sequence:
- the LOC124657744 gene encoding protein HVA22-like, with protein sequence MGKTWALITHLHALAGPSLTLIYPLYASICAMESTSKLDDGQWLAYWIIYSFLALFEMAAERVLYWIPLWYEVKLLFVAWLVLPQFRGASFIYDKFVREQIRKHGVKLHHGHGHDAGHAVHVLRAEHHGVH encoded by the exons ATGGGTAAGACATGGGCTCTCATCACCCACCTCCACGCCCTCGCCGG GCCGAGCCTGACCCTGATATACCCGCT GTACGCTTCGATCTGTGCGATGGAGAGCACGTCCAAACTGGACGACGGGCAATGGCTAGCCTATTGGATCATCTACTCCTTCCTTGCCCTATTTGAGATGGCAGCCGAGCGAGTTCTTTACTG GATACCATTATGGTACGAGGTGAAACTGCTCTTCGTGGCGTGGCTGGTGCTGCCGCAGTTCAGGGGCGCCTCCTTCATCTACGATAAGTTCGTCAGGGAGCAGATCAGGAAGCACGGGGTGAAGCTGCACCACGGCCATGGCCACGACGCCGGCCACGCAGTGCACGTCCTCAGG GCTGAGCATCATGGCGTGCACTGA